From the genome of Mixophyes fleayi isolate aMixFle1 chromosome 2, aMixFle1.hap1, whole genome shotgun sequence, one region includes:
- the GJA3 gene encoding gap junction alpha-3 protein, with the protein MGDWSFLGRLLENAQEHSTVIGKVWLTVLFIFRILVLGAAAEEVWGDEQSDFTCNTQQPGCENVCYDKAFPISHIRFWVLQIIFVSTPTLIYLGHVLHIVRMEEKKKEKAEELKKCIKGNDEKELLLKKGGEKKEKPPIRDERGKIRIGGALLRTYVFNIIFKTLFEIGFIVGQYFLYGFELKPLYRCNRWPCPNTVDCFISRPTEKTIFIIFMLVVACVSLLLNMLEIYHLGWKKLKQGMTNRYLPDPACNKADPPSPLPRTALPSMAFPPYYADAASAPTMQHVYARSPLSDFKMASLAEEPLDPSYFSGRLDHHSLASEQNWTNLAVERERKPGSSSASACSATTSAPSSVRNEGGSEEVVGPVVAGSGSNTKAEVDEKPATTTVEMHQPPVLIDTRRLSRASKSSSSRARSDDLAV; encoded by the coding sequence ATGGGTGACTGGAGTTTTCTGGGAAGACTATTAGAAAATGCACAAGAACACTCCACTGTCATCGGAAAGGTCTGGTTGACCGTATTATTTATCTTCCGGATCTTGGTTTtaggagcagcagcagaagaagtCTGGGGCGATGAGCAGTCTGACTTTACTTGCAACACCCAGCAACCAGGTTGTGAGAATGTCTGCTATGACAAAGCCTTCCCCATTTCTCATATTAGGTTCTGGGTGCTCCAGATTATTTTCGTGTCCACTCCCACACTCATCTATCTGGGCCACGTCCTGCACATTGTGCggatggaagaaaagaaaaaagagaaggcGGAGGAGCTAAAGAAGTGCATTAAAGGTAATGATGAGAAGGAGCTTCTCCTAAAAAAGGGAGGTGAGAAAAAAGAGAAACCCCCAATCAGAGATGAAAGGGGAAAAATCAGAATAGGAGGTGCCCTCCTCCGCACTTACGTCTTCAACATTATTTTCAAGACTCTGTTTGAGATTGGCTTTATTGTAGGACAGTATTTCCTGTATGGTTTTGAGCTTAAGCCCCTTTACCGTTGCAACCGTTGGCCTTGCCCCAACACTGTGGACTGTTTCATTTCCAGGCCGACGGAAAAGACAATTTTCATCATATTTATGCTTGTAGTGGCTTGCGTGTCTCTTTTGCTGAACATGTTAGAGATATATCACTTGGGGTGGAAGAAACTCAAGCAGGGCATGACTAACAGATATTTACCTGACCCTGCTTGCAATAAAGCAGATCCTCCTAGTCCACTCCCGCGAACTGCCCTACCGAGCATGGCTTTCCCACCGTATTATGCTGATGCAGCTTCTGCCCCAACCATGCAACATGTCTATGCTAGGTCCCCCCTCTCTGATTTCAAAATGGCATCACTTGCAGAAGAACCTCTTGACCCATCCTACTTCAGTGGCCGCCTTGATCACCATTCGTTAGCCAGTGAACAGAACTGGACCAACCTGGCAGTGGAGCGGGAAAGAAAGCCTGGATCAAGCAGTGCTAGTGCTTGCAGTGCAACTACTTCTGCTCCAAGCAGTGTAAGAAATGAGGGAGGGAGCGAGGAGGTTGTGGGACCAGTCGTGGCAGGAAGTGGAAGCAACACAAAAGCAGAAGTAGATGAGAAACCAGCCACTACCACCGTAGAGATGCATCAGCCACCAGTGTTGATAGACACGAGAAGGCTCAGCAGGGCTAGCAAGTCCAGCAGTAGCAGAGCTAGGTCAGATGACTTAGCCGTGTAG